A region from the Cryptococcus gattii WM276 chromosome H, complete sequence genome encodes:
- a CDS encoding Hypothetical protein (Similar to TIGR gene model, INSD accession AAW45367.1; CNI02780), with protein sequence MSDISTPVTTMTSTADTGDMLDDFGKKWVWVMVAAVIFIIVFGLMFAICRKYHKRGSMTVWGRNPHCRNCGEKMSGKQGATQGLEKLWCWIVKTYYCEACVRKERKKASFDIMII encoded by the exons ATGTCAGACATCTCGACACCAGTCACAACCATGACCAGCACCGCCGATACGGGTGATATGTTAGATGACTTTGGCAAGAAATGGGTCT GGGTGATGGTAGCGGCCGTCATCTTTATCATTGTTTTTGGACTCATGTTCGCCATCTGTCGCAAGTACCACAAGCGAGGAAGTATGACTGTTTGGGGAAGAAATCCTCATTGTAGAAACTGTGGAGAGAAGATGTCAGGAAAGCAGGGAGCTACCCAGGGCCTGGAAAAACTTTGGTGCTGGATAGTGAAGACGTACTATTGCGAAGCATGCGTTagaaaagaaaggaaaaaagcATCGTTTGACATAATGATAATATAA
- a CDS encoding Tartrate transporter, putative (Similar to TIGR gene model, INSD accession AAW45350.1): MSAQDDQIKRTESVISDVQKPGDTEAAQMDVERRKAIEKSLVRKLDLRCSLFILLYIMNYLDRNNISAARLKGLQRDLNMTNTEYSTCLSILYVGYILMQIPSNMIINRISRPSWYIGGAMIIWGMISTCSGVTKSFGGMIATRFMLGFVEAAFLPGALLILSKWYTRRELTLRNAILFGGNLISNAFASLVAAGVLSNMEGTLGHAAWRWMFFIEGAATMFFACLCPFILPDLPSNTRGFTEEELEVAQIRLLEDVGEADQDSENDGVFAGLAMAVKDVKIYLMMITLTAYVVGLSFNAFFPTLTGTLGFGYVPTLLMSAPPWVFATLVSFAVSWHADRTQEKFWHITIPILFGMVGFIISMATLNTAGRYVALFLQAQAYAGFIVFYSWISSSFPRPPAKRAVAIAMVNAFSQLGNIAGSYVWNLSENGYRKSYGIVLAMFGITIVGCFIFRMILVNLNKKLEAGETAWEAKEDVTDKAQTLEHLEQKDEALKMRKGFRYLV; encoded by the exons ATGTCGGCCCAAGACGACCAAATCAAGCGCACAGAAAGTGTCATTAGCGATGTGCAGAAACCTGGAGACACTGAAGCCGCCCAAATGGACGTTGAGCGAAGGAAGGCCATCGAGAAGAGTTTGGTTAGGAAGCTCGATTTGAGATGCTCCCTTTTTATTCTTCTGTACATTATGA ATTATCTCGACAGGAACAACATTAGTGCTGCTCGTCTCAAGGGTCTTCAACGAGATTTGAACATGACTAACACCGAGTACTCTACGTGTTTATCCATT CTCTATGTCGGTTATATCTTGATGCAAATTCCCAGTAACATGAT TATCAACCGTATTTCACGACCTAGTTGGTACATCGGTGGTGCCATGATCATTTGGGGTATGATCTCCACTTGTTCGGGCGTGACCAAGAGTTTTGGCGGTATGATTGCAACCCGATTCATGCTTGGTTTCGTTGAGGCTGCCTTCTTGCCTGGAGCCCTTCTTATCTTATCCAAG TGGTACACTCGCAGGGAACTCACCCTTCGAAACGCTATTCTCTTTGGTGGTAACCTTATTTCCAACGCCTTCGCTTCCCTCGTCGCTGCTGGTGTGTTGAGTAACATGGAGGGCACTCTCGGCCATGCCGCTTGGAGGTGGATGTTCTTCA TTGAAGGCGCGGCCACCATGTTTTTTGCTTGCCTTTGTCCTTTCATCCTCCCTGACCTTCCCAGCAACACCCGTGGTTTCACCGAGGAGGAACTGGAAGTCGCTCAGATTCGTCTCCTTGAAGATGTGGGTGAAGCCGACCAGGACTCCGAGAACGACGGTGTTTTCGCTGGTTTGGCCATGGCTGTCAAGGACGTCAAGATCTACTTGATGATGATTACCCTCACTGCCTACGTCGTCGGTCTTTCCTTCAACGCTTTCTTCCCTACTTTGACTGGTACTCTCGGTTTCGGCTACGTTCCCACTCTTCTCATGAG CGCTCCCCCTTGGGTCTTCGCCACTCTTGTCTCCTTCGCTGTTTCATGGCACGCTGACCGAACCCAAGAGAAG TTTTGGCACATCACTATCCCTATTCTTTTCGGAATGGTCGGTTTCATCATCAGTATGGCCACCCTCAACACTGCTGGCCGATACGTTGCACTCTTCTTGCAGGCCCAGGCCTATGCCGGTTTCATTGTTTT CTACTCCTggatctcttcttccttccctcgTCCTCCTGCCAAGCGAGCAGTTGCTATCGCTATGGTCAATGCCTTTTCCCAACTCGGTAATATTGCCGGGTCTTACGTGTGGAACCTGTCTGAAAACGGCTATCGCAAGTCTTACGGTATCGTCTTGGCCATGTTCGGTATCACCATTGTCGGTTGTTTCATTTTCCGAATGATCCTTGTCAACCTCAACAAGAAGCTTGAGGCTGGCGAAACTGCTTGGGAGGCTAAGGAGGATGTTACCGACAAAGCACAAACGCTTGAGCATTTGGAGCAGAAGGATGAGGCgttgaagatgaggaagggGTTCAGGTATCTTGTTTAA
- a CDS encoding Methylthioribose-1-phosphate isomerase, putative; Ypr118wp (Similar to TIGR gene model, INSD accession AAW45578.1), whose translation MGAAARSNKKPLPDMMTSIRLDQSGQVEIVDQLLLPHSVVWMPVSTPEEAFDAIKSMRIRGAPAIASLAALTLRSYLNSSSSPVSSSNSPSDVISWVSQTIDYLQSSRPTAVNLGEAMDRIRAALKDSKAQNQGAGDIIERVKKICGDVHDEDLERNMEMGRLGAEWLWKKRGGGKKGLKVVTVCNTGSLATSGYGTAIGVITALFEENHLDTAYYAQTTPYHQGSRLTSLELTTLQIPACMICDTMLGSLFQHEDIDGVIVGADRVVKNGDTANKIGTYQAAVLAQRHNIPFMVVAPVTTIDLSLSTGTEIHIEHRPAIEATQVRGLNTETGKLSVVRISPEGVGEGGKPWQRVYNPSFDVTPAELISAVVTEKGVAERKEGEKSIDVASIC comes from the exons ATGGGTGCCGCCGCGCGCTCCAACAAGAAGCCTTTGCCCGACATGATGACCTCCATCCGGCTTGACCAGTCTGGCCAGGTTGAGATAGTCGACCAGCTCCTTCTTCC TCACTCTGTAGTCTGGATGCCCGTCTCTACTCCTGAAGAAGCCTTTGATGCTATCAAGTCCATGCGAATCCGAGGTGCTCCCGCTATCGCCTCTCTCGCCGCTCTCACCCTCCGATCTTATCTTAattcctcttcatctccagtctcttcttccaactccCCCTCCGACGTAATCTCATGGGTGAGCCAGACTATTGATTATCTTCAATCATCCCGTCCTACGGCTGTCAACCTCGGCGAAGCTATGGACCGTATCCGAGCTGCTTTGAAGGATTCAAAAGCTCAAAACCAAGGAGCGGGCGACATCATCGAGCGAGTGAAGAAGATCTGCGGAGATGTTCACGATGAGGATTTGGAGAGGAACATGGAGATGGGCCGATTGGGTGCTGAATGGTtgtggaagaagaggggCGGTGGCAAGAAAGGTTTGAAGGTTGTAACCGTGTGTAACACTGGAAGTCTGGCCACCTCT GGCTATGGGACTGCCATCGGCGTCATTACCGCTTTATTCGAAGAAAACCACCTTGACACTGCGTACTACGCTCAGACTACCCCCTACCACCAGGGCTCTAGGCTGACTTCTCTCGAATTGACCACTCTCCAAATCCCCGCCTGCATGATCT GTGACACCATGCTTGGTTCTCTTTTCCAACACGAAGACATTGACGGTGTCATTGTCGGTGCTGACAGAGTGGTCAAGAATGGTGACACTGCCAACAAGATTGGTACCTACCAAGCCGCCGTCCTTGCGCAGAGGCACAACATTCCCTTTATGGTTGTTGCCCCTGTAACTACCATCGACCTCTCGCTCTCCACTGGTACCGA AATCCACATCGAACACCGCCCAGCTATTGAGGCTACTCAAGTACGAGGTCTCAACACGGAGACTGGCAAACTTTCTGTCGTTCGAATTAGCCCTGAAGGTGTCGGAGAGGGTGGCAAGCCTTGGCAGAGGGTTTACAACCCAAGTTTCGACGTTACCCCCGCTGAGCTTATCA GCGCTGTTGTGACCGAGAAAGGCGTTGCtgagaggaaggagggCGAGAAGAGCATTGATGTTGCTTCCATTTGTTAG
- a CDS encoding Hypothetical protein (Similar to TIGR gene model, INSD accession AAW45704.1; CNI02760) — protein MSHPARLSLRAPPHLPFVQGFPGIPADLSQHREAPSVQGTLEVRVGSIPVKARWVRVELRKFESLPPGFPAQATEEAWELVGSIQTLWQPKDGKEWDTVQTADFKFILPLPLSLPPSIDLPKGAGVRYELVAALCYRQKGGVFKKESAPVIKVTEPIRITKHDLHSVWPIYNIPENRTIKAANDQMELTVSRPCTGFSVGDKVRISTSLKSSRPKPFTLRGFEYTLSEVITYIPLPPGPSSKSKKHKLSTAPVTKARPIQTVRAPLNENIVPGGAKSATIEMEVGNVLVTVKGAKALEVEYDLEVKAIMEGVAEKVEMRGIRSVVGPFSRDHAQRAVKDIGHYEPLCPDIPGAEKPLPPRTSSIQHQLRTNGVPVSYIRPNQQPVIQGFTPRSHRRQSSLTSITTDTTTTATTATHEFGTGVGAGAGGSNSQRPFQTMPPIQRRTDIVAFPDPRPARPRSTEPEWPVESLMPERHAMSEVGHGADDWRRYSSGTAATFGRWDLGLQTSIMPMHNRTNSDLTQKSPTTPTKPSSSSPSVRKSPSSYTYVSAEQEKRRQQELYDNARARAAEVQKASGASLDRIGLGPGGGGSPGILLGSSADGGADDEEVDDVPPPEYAPPRPPAQGEYVAPVRPISTYTCRPSERAITSTSTSQSSSAAPPSSPSAFDKVYLSAGQEKEAQRRRYENATSRVYAGSSSAVPNTLSTKQAVDAGPIHFLTSAAPFATSTSSPAPSTAAPAEGQISSLSEKEQMKRYYEAQDRVARAAVQRQNGEGRVDGQVGSSGSGLGRDGRASLGVGNSIAAIGAIDEKEQMRRYDEAKERVAATSGSGSGSGNNCNSNSASGGDKLPAIVSGVPNALNEKEQMKRYYEAQDRVAEAAASASGSGNRPSSVPVSVTRSVSTPVGLMDEKEQMRRYYEAQDRVAAAASGASGSGNVTSCTSTRHSTLSSIPTTAHADVVDEKEQMRRYYEAEDRVARAAERRAGFASASGSVENGAPPPTFEASASSSSNGGSGGSANHLSAEEEKALMRQRYELAQTAVRKNMSPDPSGTSNSQPIRPARSKSSFVPGSKSAALPTSSSSVPFTSIPNGRPLSNVTTATMSTSSDSPNLRDPLVKAGKARTAHTGNKDEGYGYAGGSGIGGGGRNGGGGSSANVPAGPPPPLPTKPPREYIHLLSPVGE, from the exons ATGTCTCACCCGGCCCGACTCTCCTTACGTGCGCCTCCCCATCTTCCCTTCGTTCAAGGCTTTCCCGGCATTCCTGCCGACCTCTCGCAGCATCGAGAAGCGCCCAGCGTACAAGGTACTCTCGAAGTCCGTGTAGGATCAATCCCAGTGAAAGCCAGATGGGTCCGAGTCGAACTCCGTAAATTCGAATCCCTACCACCTGGATTCCCCGCCCAAGCAACTGAAGAGGCATGGGAGCTCGTTGGATCCATCCAGACGTTATGGCAACCGAAAGATGGCAAGGAATGGGATACCGTCCAAACGGCTGATTTCAAATTCATCCTTCCACTACCGCTAAGTTTGCCACCAAGTATTGATTTGCCGAAAGGCGCTGGGGTGAGATATGAACTCGTGGCGGCGCTTTGTTATCGTCAAAAAGGAGGAGTTTTCAAGAAGGAGTCGGCACCGGTTATCAAGGTGACAGAGCCTATCCGAATCACCAAGCATGATTTACACTCGGTATGGCCGATATACAATATCCCAGAAAATAGGACTATCAAGGCTGCGAATGATCAGATGGAGTTGACGGTTTCAAGACCGTGTACGGGGTTTAGCGTTGGTGACAAGGTCCGAATATCTACGTCGCTCAAATCGTCAAGACCGAAGCCGTTCACCTTGCGAGGATTTGAATATACGCTTTCAGAGGTCATCACATATatccctcttcctccaggTCCGTCCAGCAAGTCGAAGAAGCACAAGCTATCTACTGCCCCCGTCACCAAAGCTAGGCCTATACAGACTGTGAGAGCGCCTTTAAACGAAAACATTGTACCAGGAGGAGCAAAGTCCGCAACGATAGAGATGGAAGTCGGGAATGTACTAGTGACTGTCAAGGGTGCAAAGGCTTTGGAAGTAGAATATGATTTGGAGGTGAAAGCTATTATGGAGGGTGTGGCGGAAAAGGTTGAGATGCGAGGGATACGCTCTGTTGTTGGGCCGTTTTCGAGAGATCATGCTCAGCGAGCTGTCAA AGATATCGGTCACTACGAACCTCTATGTCCTGACATACCCGGCGCTGAGAAACCCCTCCCACCGCGTACATCATCCATTCAACATCAGCTTCGAACAAACGGTGTTCCCGTTTCATACATCCGGCCAAACCAGCAGCCCGTAATCCAAGGTTTCACCCCGCGAAGCCATCGTCGCCAGTCTTCATTGACGTCTATAACTACCGATACTACCACGACAGCCACCACCGCTACTCATGAATTTGGTACTGGTGTGGGCGCTGGGGCTGGTGGCAGTAACTCCCAGCGACCATTTCAAACTATGCCTCCCATCCAACGACGGACTGATATCGTTGCCTTCCCCGATCCCCGCCCAGCTAGACCCAGAAGTACTGAGCCCGAGTGGCCTGTAGAGTCGCTAATGCCCGAAAGACATGCAATGAGTGAAGTCGGTCATGGCGCGGATGATTGGAGAAGATATTCGAGCGGAACAGCTGCGACATTTGGGAGATGGGATCTGGGTCTGCAGACATCAATCATGCCGATGCATAATCGGACGAATAGTGAT CTTACTCAAAAATCACCCACCACACCGACAAAaccctcatcctcatctccttctgTTCGTAAATCTCCGTCATCCTACACGTATGTCTCCGCCGAGCAGGAAAAACGCCGCCAACAGGAATTGTATGATAACGCTCGTGCGCGCGCGGCCGAAGTGCAAAAAGCATCAGGAGCGTCTTTGGATCGTATTGGATTAGGACctggtggtggtgggaGTCCAGGAATATTGTTAGGGAGTAGCGCAGATGGTGGGGcggatgatgaggaggtGGATGACGTTCCCCCGCCAGAATATGCCCCGCCAAGGCCTCCCGCGCAAGGAGAGTACGTCGCACCCGTCCGTCCTATATCGACCTACACTTGCCGTCCATCTGAACGCGCAATCACAAGCACATCTACATCCCAGTCATCTTCCGCTgctcctccttcatcaCCCTCCGCGTTTGACAAAGTCTATCTCTCCGCTGGACAAGAGAAAGAAGCGCAGAGAAGGAGGTATGAAAACGCGACTTCGAGAGTGTACGCCGGTTCGAGTTCGGCAGTGCCAAATACGCTTTCAACAAAGCAAGCTGTTGACGCAGGCCCCATTCACTTTCTAACCTCCGCTGCGCCCTTTGCCACTTCTACCTCTTCACCGGCTCCGTCAACAGCAGCTCCTGCTGAAGGTCAAATATCAAGTTTGAGCGAGAAGGAGCAGATGAAAAGATACTACGAGGCTCAAGATCGGGTAGCAAGAGCGGCTGTGCAGAGACAAAATGGCGAGGGCAGAGTTGATGGACAAGTAGGGTCATCGGGATCTGGCTTGGGACGGGACGGAAGGGCATCTCTGGGTGTCGGAAATTCGATTGCAGCGATAGGGGCTATTGATGAAAAAGAGCAAATGAGAAGGTATGATGAGGCGAAGGAAAGGGTGGCTGCTACCAGTGGTAGTGGTAGCGGCAGCGGCAACAACtgcaacagcaacagcgCCAGTGGTGGTGATAAATTGCCTGCAATAGTGTCTGGGGTGCCAAACGCATTGAATGAAAAGGAGCAGATGAAGAGGTACTATGAAGCTCAAGATCGGGTGGCTGAAGCAGCAGCAAGTGCCAGTGGGAGTGGAAATAGGCCAAGCTCGGTACCAGTGTCTGTAACCCGTTCAGTCTCTACCCCTGTGGGCCTGATGGACGAAAAGGAGCAGATGCGTCGATACTATGAAGCGCAAGACCGggttgctgctgctgcctCAGGTGCTAGTGGGAGCGGAAATGTTACGTCTTGTACATCCACGAGACATTCTACGCTTTCCTCCATACCTACGACAGCACACGCGGATGTAGTAGACGAAAAGGAGCAGATGCGTCGATATTATGAAGCTGAAGACCGTGTGGCGAGAGCTGCCGAGAGAAGGGCGGGATTTGCTTCTGCTTCTGGATCAGTCGAAAATGGTGCGCCACCCCCAACTTTTGAAGCTTCTgcatcttcatcgtccAACGGGGGAAGCGGTGGAAGCGCTAACCATCTTTCCGCCGAAGAGGAGAAAGCGCTCATGCGCCAGAGGTACGAGCTCGCTCAAACTGCTGTACGGAAAAACATGTCTCCCGATCCTAGTGGCACCAGTAACTCTCAACCTATTCGGCCGGCCCGATCAAAATCAAGCTTCGTTCCAGGGTCCAAATCCGCTGCGCTACCtacttcttcatcctccgTACCTTTCACATCAATACCCAACGGTCGACCATTATCCAACGTCACAACTGCAACCATGTCGACGTCATCCGATAGTCCGAATTTGAGAGATCCACTGGTGAAAGCTGGGAAGGCGAGAACGGCACATACGGGAAACAAAGATGAGGGGTATGGGTATGCCGGTGGGAGTGGCATTGGCGGTGGGGGCCGCaatggaggaggaggaagtaGTGCGAATGTGCCGGCGGGGCCGCCACCACCTCTACCTACCAAGCCTCCGAGAGAATATATTCATTTATTGAGTCCTGTAGGAGAATAG
- a CDS encoding Vacuole protein, putative (Similar to TIGR gene model, INSD accession AAW45580.1), with the protein MSDKSTSLVARPGEIPRPAPSSSGLRVRAFFPLLGLLIVLIYQNYHDISSAIITRLSGNASLAGRPATEQLAIAEQDVLLPDSARCPTQPEPLNVGEDWNPLEDYVYADLAAKRLSKAVQIDTIAYDDMPMDTSDPAFDKHFVFARFIEHEYPKLFLNLKHEVVNNHGHLFTWTGSNPNLEPIMLMAHIDTVPVPPETLGQWKYPPFEGAITQDGTPDTPGTWIWGRGSSDCKNSLLGIYGAVERLISEGYKPERTVIISNGFDEEVGGARGAATMAKVLEERYGKHGVAFLVDEGVTGILEYYGASVALFGMAEKGSVNVKVKVESLGGHSSVPPRHTGIGVISRILTKLEDNPFPPILTPETPFFKFLACMSEYAPLVPVFIKTNIKHPKEWPMLAHGLAARDRILNSFLATTQAIDLISGGVKYNALPEYTEATINHRIAFTSSINETLQHIVDLVLPVAQSLNFTISPFDGSPKASDFHISLEAPYSLEPAPITPSDSKSFELMAGTTKHVFGKETIVSPSGMFANTDTKRMWNVTKNIYRFSPALVTESVGMHTVNERISLNAHLTTTRFFYKLIRNTEGWVTDK; encoded by the exons ATGTCCGACAAATCAACGAGTCTAGTAGCCAGGCCGGGTGAGATCCCTCGACCCGCCCCTTCATCTTCCGGCCTCAGAGTCCGTGCattcttccctctcctAGGGCTTCTAATAGTCTTGATCTATCAAAACTACCATGACATCTCATCTGCTATAATAACGAGGTTGTCCGGAAATGCTTCTCTTGCCGGACGTCCTGCTACCGAGCAGCTTGCTATTGCTGAGCAAGATGTTCTTCTACCCGACTCCGCTAGATGCCCTACCCAACCAGAACCCTTGAATGTGGGCGAGGACTGGAATCCTCTTGAAGACTATGTCTATGCTGATCTAGCTGCCAAGCGACTATCCAAGGCTGTTCAGATAGACACCATCGCCTACGATGACATGCCCATGGACACTTCCGACCCGGCTTTTGACAAGCACTTCGTCTTTGCTCGCTTCATTGAGCATGAGTATCCTAAGCTATTTTTAAATCTCAAGCATGAGGTTGTCAACAACCATGGACATCTCTTTACATGGACAGGTTCCAACCCCAATTTGGAGCCTATCATGCTTATGGCGCATATCGATACTGTACCTGTGCCTCCCGAGACACTAGGCCAATGGAAATACCCGCCTTTTGAAGGAGCTATCACGCAAGATGGAACGCCCGATACTCCTGGTACTTGGATATGGGGTCGAGGGTCTTCTGACTGCAAAAACTCTTTGCTGGGTATTTATGGTGCCGTGGAACGTCTTATCTCCGAGGGCTATAAGCCTGAACGCACAGTGATCATCTCCAATGGgtttgatgaagag GTTGGCGGAGCTCGAGGGGCTGCGACTATGGCAAAGGTTTTAGAAGAACGTTACGGTAAACATGGGGTTGCCTTTTTGGTTGACGAAGGTGTCACTGGTATCCTCGAATACTACGGCGCATCAGTAGCGCTGTTTGGGATGGCCGAAAAAGGCTCAGTCAATGTTAAAGTCAAGGTAGAATCTCTTGGTGGTCATTCGAGCGTTCCCCCTCGTCACACTGGCA TTGGTGTCATTTCCCGAATCCTTACCAAACTCGAAGACAACCCTTTCCCACCTATCCTTACCCCCGAGACACCCTTCTTCAAGTTCCTCGCTTGCATGTCAGAGTATGCGCCTCTTGTACCAGTGTTTATCAAGACTAACATCAAGCATCCCAAAGAGTGGCCGATGCTCGCGCATGGTCTTGCGGCCCGTGATAGGATTCTTAACAGTTTTTTGGCTACAACCCAGGCTATCGATCTGATTTCTGGTGGTGTAAAATATAATGCTCTTCCCGAGTATACTGAAG CTACCATCAACCACCGAATCGCATTCACATCATCAATCAATGAAACTCTCCAACACATTGTCGACCTTGTTCTTCCTGTCGCCCAATCCCTCAACTTTACCATCTCCCCCTTTGACGGCTCGCCCAAGGCATCAGATTTCCATATCAGTCTCGAAGCGCCTTACAGTCTGGAACCAGCGCCCATTACCCCCTCTGATTCAAAGAGTTTCGAGCTAATGGCTGGAACGACAAAGCATGTGTTTGGAAAGGAAACTATTGTTAGCCCTTCGGGCATGTTCG CCAACACCGATACTAAAAGGATGTGGAATGTGACCAAAAATATCTACAGGTTTAGTCCCGCTTTGGTGACCGAGAGCGTCGGCATGCACACTGTCAACGAG CGTATCAGCCTTAATGCCCATCTTACCACGACGAGGTTCTTCTACAAACTAATCCGAAATACCGAAGGCTGGGTTACCGATAAGTAA